Proteins from a genomic interval of uncultured Desulfuromusa sp.:
- a CDS encoding 4Fe-4S binding protein, giving the protein MGHHVGSKNSIVPLIDRLNKYPVGLPDSDKLREILSLLFAENEAFIASRFPLQEATLEELTKATAIPAEDLLPQLERMCDKGLVMDLPYEGEVYYLLMPGLIGFFEFTFMKNRTDLPKEKIARLMQEYMHENPRNGMAKEFFDSKTPLTRALPYEDKIPVSSTVTSYENAREIINNAGYGAVGLCYCRHKKHHLGEDCQKGAPMEDICISLGTGAKFLVRRGFAKEQTPEQLLEILDRARALNLTHITDNIRQKPSFICNCCSCCCELLAGVQAGYTDGIAKAPFILQIDENLCNSCGLCVQACNVAALEVVAAKQPVRLQKQVCLGCGACISVCKQKALSMVAREKTYLPPLNRTEMMKKRLFERGRATPFIVSGIKKKIKKLIKGKPERTNRP; this is encoded by the coding sequence ATGGGACACCACGTCGGCAGTAAAAACAGTATTGTTCCCCTGATTGATCGCTTAAATAAATACCCTGTCGGATTGCCGGATAGTGACAAACTCCGGGAAATTCTATCGCTGCTGTTTGCTGAAAATGAAGCCTTTATTGCCTCCCGCTTTCCTCTTCAAGAAGCGACGCTGGAAGAACTGACAAAAGCAACCGCCATTCCAGCTGAAGATCTGTTGCCGCAATTAGAACGGATGTGTGACAAAGGTCTGGTCATGGACCTCCCTTACGAAGGAGAGGTCTATTATCTGTTGATGCCCGGATTGATCGGTTTCTTTGAATTCACCTTCATGAAGAATCGAACCGATCTCCCCAAAGAAAAAATTGCTCGGCTGATGCAGGAGTACATGCATGAAAATCCGCGCAACGGAATGGCAAAAGAATTTTTTGACAGCAAAACGCCACTGACCCGCGCACTCCCTTATGAGGATAAAATACCGGTCTCTTCTACAGTCACCAGCTATGAAAATGCTCGGGAAATCATTAATAATGCCGGTTATGGAGCTGTCGGTCTTTGTTATTGTCGGCATAAAAAGCACCATTTGGGAGAAGACTGTCAAAAGGGAGCCCCGATGGAAGATATTTGTATCTCCCTCGGTACAGGAGCGAAATTCCTGGTCCGGCGCGGTTTTGCAAAAGAGCAAACACCGGAACAGCTGCTGGAGATTCTGGACCGTGCCCGAGCCCTCAACCTCACCCATATCACCGACAATATTCGTCAGAAACCTTCATTTATCTGCAACTGCTGTTCATGCTGTTGTGAGTTGTTGGCTGGTGTTCAAGCCGGTTATACCGATGGCATTGCCAAAGCTCCATTTATTCTTCAAATTGATGAAAACCTTTGCAATAGTTGCGGGCTTTGTGTTCAGGCCTGCAACGTTGCAGCCTTGGAAGTTGTCGCGGCAAAACAACCCGTGCGATTGCAAAAACAGGTTTGCCTTGGTTGTGGCGCCTGTATCTCCGTCTGTAAGCAGAAGGCTTTGTCTATGGTCGCGCGGGAAAAAACCTATCTCCCTCCGCTGAATCGCACTGAAATGATGAAAAAGCGCCTTTTTGAACGAGGCCGAGCAACCCCATTTATAGTAAGCGGTATAAAGAAAAAAATTAAAAAACTGATCAAAGGAAAACCTGAAAGGACCAACCGTCCCTAA
- a CDS encoding FAD-dependent oxidoreductase, which yields MKTDRLFDPISIGHLTLKNRILMPAMHLNMCRKFVVTDQLINFYAARAKGGAGLISVGYATVDELSGLPGNIGAHDDAFIPGLTKLATAIKREGAAACLQLNHAGRYNFSMFLGGKKPVAPSPIPSRLTGETPRELELDEIPAIIQHFVDAAKRVQSSGFDAVEILAGTGYLISEFLSPLTNKRKDQYGGSLENRMRFGLEIIRAVKAKTGDSFPLMVRINGNDFMPDGIGREELKTFSIELVKAGADALSINVGWHEAQVPQIVTKVPRGVFAYLARDIRQLVNVPVIAGHRINDPDIARQLIDAGYCDMVAMGRSLIADPQLPNKAYKQQENKIIHCVACAQGCFDNLFKMKSVECLCNPRVGKEVETQVKTTDQPRKVVVVGGGAAGMSAAIAAAEQGHDVVLHERHIKLGGQLHIAAAPPGREEFSILSTDLQQQLADLKVQVILNSRVDAQLFSENKPDILFLATGGEPVIPEIPGAELPHVIQAWDVLAGQRVEGEKIAIIGGGAVGIETALFLAEQGTLSGDELKFLLVHHAETTEELYRLATIGNKQITLIEMVDKLGTNFGRSTRWSMLQDVKRAAITTHTEAKVLEITPSGVIIEQSGKRHEIEAETVILAVGTRSYNPLQKIAADQHIPCQIIGDAKQPAMVFDAIHQGFDAGHNLS from the coding sequence ATGAAAACAGACCGACTCTTTGATCCCATCTCAATTGGTCATCTCACCTTGAAAAACCGGATTTTGATGCCGGCAATGCATTTAAACATGTGCCGAAAATTTGTTGTCACTGACCAGCTGATCAATTTTTATGCTGCAAGAGCGAAAGGCGGTGCCGGGCTTATCAGTGTCGGCTACGCGACGGTCGATGAACTTTCTGGCTTGCCCGGAAATATTGGTGCTCATGACGATGCGTTTATTCCCGGGTTGACAAAGTTAGCGACAGCTATCAAAAGAGAAGGTGCTGCAGCCTGCCTTCAGCTCAATCACGCTGGTCGGTATAACTTTTCCATGTTTCTTGGCGGGAAAAAGCCGGTTGCCCCTTCTCCCATACCGTCAAGATTAACCGGAGAAACACCACGAGAACTAGAGCTTGATGAAATTCCTGCCATCATCCAACATTTTGTCGATGCTGCAAAACGGGTTCAATCCTCTGGCTTTGATGCTGTAGAAATTTTGGCGGGCACAGGATATCTCATCAGTGAATTTCTTTCTCCTCTGACCAATAAACGCAAGGATCAATACGGAGGGAGTCTGGAAAACCGGATGCGTTTTGGCCTGGAAATTATCCGGGCGGTTAAAGCAAAGACAGGCGACAGCTTTCCGCTCATGGTCAGAATCAACGGCAACGATTTTATGCCGGACGGCATCGGTCGGGAAGAATTAAAAACATTCTCAATCGAGCTGGTTAAAGCAGGGGCTGATGCTCTCAGCATCAATGTCGGGTGGCACGAAGCCCAGGTCCCACAGATAGTCACCAAAGTTCCCCGTGGAGTTTTTGCCTATCTCGCTAGAGATATCCGCCAACTTGTTAATGTTCCGGTCATTGCCGGCCACCGAATCAATGACCCGGATATTGCACGCCAACTGATCGATGCCGGGTACTGCGATATGGTTGCTATGGGGCGCTCTTTAATAGCGGATCCCCAGCTTCCAAATAAAGCTTACAAACAACAGGAAAATAAGATTATCCACTGTGTCGCCTGTGCTCAGGGTTGTTTCGATAATTTGTTTAAGATGAAATCGGTCGAATGCCTTTGCAACCCCAGAGTTGGCAAAGAAGTGGAAACACAAGTGAAAACAACAGATCAACCGCGCAAGGTCGTTGTTGTCGGTGGTGGAGCCGCAGGAATGAGTGCTGCGATTGCTGCGGCTGAGCAAGGACATGATGTTGTTCTGCACGAAAGACATATCAAGCTTGGAGGTCAACTCCACATTGCTGCGGCACCTCCCGGTCGGGAAGAATTTTCAATTCTCAGCACTGATTTACAACAGCAATTAGCCGACTTAAAGGTCCAGGTCATTCTCAATTCAAGGGTAGATGCTCAACTTTTTTCTGAAAACAAACCAGATATTCTCTTTCTGGCAACCGGGGGTGAACCCGTTATCCCTGAAATCCCAGGTGCTGAACTCCCTCATGTCATTCAAGCATGGGATGTTCTTGCAGGACAACGGGTTGAAGGAGAAAAGATAGCAATCATTGGTGGTGGCGCGGTTGGCATTGAAACAGCGCTGTTTCTGGCTGAACAGGGAACACTGTCAGGAGATGAATTGAAATTTTTACTGGTTCATCACGCGGAAACGACAGAGGAACTTTATCGCCTTGCGACAATTGGCAACAAGCAGATAACCTTAATTGAGATGGTCGACAAGCTGGGAACCAATTTCGGCAGATCTACCCGCTGGAGCATGTTGCAGGACGTCAAGCGTGCTGCCATCACCACCCATACCGAAGCAAAAGTGTTAGAGATCACCCCATCGGGAGTCATCATTGAGCAATCGGGAAAACGGCATGAAATTGAAGCAGAAACAGTCATTCTTGCCGTAGGAACCAGATCATATAATCCTCTGCAAAAAATAGCTGCTGATCAACATATCCCCTGTCAGATCATTGGTGATGCCAAACAACCGGCAATGGTTTTTGATGCCATTCATCAGGGATTTGATGCAGGTCATAACCTCTCTTAG
- a CDS encoding acetyl-CoA C-acyltransferase, which translates to MKTAYILAAYRTPGCRANKGKFKDMRPDDLAAAALAGLIERTKIDPMRIDDVLLGCAFPEGEQGMNVARVAALKAGIPYQVPAQTINRFCSSGLQSIALAAERIMAGFADCIIAGGTESMTTVPMGGNKYSANPDLVSKWPETFASMGITAELVADKYQISREDQDAFSVGSHKKAAEAIAAGRFSDEIIPVEIEKTTLVQGKVQKTTELVSIDDGVRADTTLEGLARLKPPFKQGGSVTAGSSSQMTDGAAAALVVSEDFLKEFGGEPLARFVAFAVKGVPPEIMGIGPIEAIPAALKLAGLQLNDLGLVELNEAFAAQSLAVIRELGLNTDILNVNGGAIALGHPLGCTGAKLTATLLHEMQRRELRYGMVSMCIGGGMGAAGIFEKL; encoded by the coding sequence ATGAAAACAGCTTATATACTTGCCGCTTACCGCACCCCCGGTTGCCGTGCCAACAAAGGCAAATTTAAAGATATGCGCCCCGATGATCTGGCTGCAGCCGCCCTGGCTGGTTTGATTGAACGCACCAAAATTGATCCGATGAGGATTGATGATGTACTTCTTGGGTGTGCTTTTCCGGAAGGAGAGCAGGGGATGAATGTTGCTCGGGTAGCTGCTCTCAAAGCCGGAATCCCGTACCAGGTGCCGGCTCAGACAATCAACCGCTTCTGCTCCTCAGGGCTGCAAAGCATTGCCTTGGCAGCAGAGCGGATCATGGCCGGTTTTGCCGATTGCATTATTGCCGGGGGAACCGAATCCATGACCACGGTTCCCATGGGAGGAAACAAGTACAGCGCCAACCCCGATCTGGTTTCCAAATGGCCCGAAACATTTGCGTCTATGGGAATTACTGCCGAACTCGTCGCTGACAAGTATCAGATCAGTCGGGAAGACCAGGATGCCTTCTCTGTAGGAAGTCATAAAAAGGCAGCTGAAGCCATTGCTGCCGGACGTTTCAGCGATGAAATCATCCCGGTTGAGATTGAAAAAACAACCCTTGTTCAGGGTAAGGTTCAGAAAACTACCGAACTGGTTTCCATTGATGATGGTGTCCGTGCTGACACAACCCTTGAAGGGTTAGCCAGACTTAAACCTCCATTCAAACAAGGGGGATCCGTCACCGCAGGATCATCATCACAAATGACCGACGGAGCTGCTGCAGCTCTGGTTGTATCTGAAGATTTCCTCAAGGAATTCGGGGGAGAACCGTTGGCCCGTTTTGTCGCTTTTGCAGTGAAAGGTGTCCCACCTGAAATTATGGGGATTGGTCCCATTGAAGCAATACCCGCAGCTTTAAAACTTGCCGGTCTTCAACTCAATGATCTTGGTCTGGTGGAGTTGAACGAAGCTTTTGCAGCGCAATCTCTGGCGGTCATCAGAGAACTTGGATTAAACACTGATATTCTCAATGTTAACGGTGGTGCTATCGCTCTGGGTCATCCCCTGGGTTGTACAGGAGCTAAATTGACGGCAACATTACTCCACGAAATGCAGCGCCGTGAACTCCGTTACGGCATGGTTTCCATGTGTATCGGTGGCGGCATGGGTGCTGCAGGAATTTTTGAAAAACTATAA
- a CDS encoding MBL fold metallo-hydrolase: MTPIQHTINTEYVVGPVHCYSTEINGELILFDTGPPTDEAKHYLQKNLDFDQLKHVIVTHCHIDHYGLANWLGHETDATIYLPFRDHLKITHHAERLELMYDLMLQIGFEAAFLDRFRENMDDGTVFPPLPEKFKIIEEHLPPQLGLTALSCPGHSQSDMVLIAENWAVTGDVMLQGIFQTPLLDVDLLTGKRFLNYAAYCKSLTKLVTLREKKILPGHRETIESVNSCLLFYISKLLVRAGHINKLPLSMTAAEIVMQLLKDETKHPFISYLKASEIVFLRDFLAQPELLKDTLINIGLYPQVADIYSHAVS, from the coding sequence ATGACCCCAATACAACATACCATCAATACCGAATATGTCGTCGGCCCGGTCCATTGTTACAGCACTGAAATCAATGGCGAACTGATCCTCTTTGATACCGGGCCACCGACAGATGAAGCCAAACACTATCTGCAAAAAAATCTGGATTTTGACCAGCTTAAACACGTCATTGTCACTCACTGTCACATAGACCACTATGGATTAGCCAACTGGCTGGGTCACGAAACCGATGCCACCATCTACCTCCCATTCCGGGACCATCTCAAAATCACCCACCATGCAGAACGTTTAGAACTGATGTATGACCTGATGTTGCAGATAGGTTTTGAAGCTGCTTTTTTAGATCGCTTTCGAGAGAATATGGACGACGGTACTGTTTTTCCCCCCTTACCGGAAAAGTTTAAAATTATAGAGGAACACCTGCCGCCACAACTGGGATTAACGGCGCTATCCTGTCCCGGACATTCTCAAAGCGATATGGTTCTGATTGCTGAGAACTGGGCGGTGACCGGGGATGTCATGCTGCAAGGGATTTTTCAGACCCCTTTGCTGGATGTTGACCTGTTAACCGGAAAGCGTTTTCTCAACTATGCAGCATACTGTAAAAGCCTTACCAAGCTGGTAACATTACGGGAGAAAAAAATCCTGCCCGGTCATCGAGAGACAATTGAAAGTGTTAACAGTTGCCTGCTTTTTTATATCAGCAAACTCCTCGTGCGGGCAGGACATATTAACAAACTGCCATTAAGCATGACGGCAGCCGAAATCGTCATGCAACTCTTAAAAGATGAGACCAAGCACCCTTTTATCAGCTATTTGAAGGCTTCTGAAATTGTTTTTCTGCGCGATTTTCTAGCTCAACCGGAACTCCTGAAAGACACATTGATCAATATTGGTCTCTATCCACAGGTTGCAGATATCTATTCCCATGCGGTTTCCTAA
- a CDS encoding acyl-CoA dehydrogenase family protein: MAGKIMKGGEFLIAESNCQDIFTPEDFTDEQRSIAETTEQFVENEIIPHHDEIEAQNFEYVVEGMRKCGELGLLMMDAPEEDGGLELDKATSMLVGEKISTSGSFSVAFAAHTGIGTLPLIYYGTAEQKAKYLEKIITGEWCSAYCLTEPGSGSDALGAQSSAVLSEDGKHYILNGTKQYITNGGFAELFTIFAKVDKQHFTAFLVEKSFPGLVVGNEEKKMGIKGSSTTQIILDNCKVPVENVLGEIGKGHKIAFNSLNIGRFKLGAGVTGAAKMALAEGIRYANERKQFNLQISSFGAIQEKIADLTASIYTSESLVYRLAGLLDNKLATIEKGADDYYDQYLKGIEEYAPECGISKVFCSDVLAKTVDEVVQIHGGYGFCSEYPAERYYRDERINRIFEGTNEINRLLTSGMILKRAMKGELPLQAESMKAFEALMTPSFEDVDDSIPFIAEKTTIQNLKTLFLILSGAGVQKYMDKLANEQEVLMAAADIAIQIFAMESAVLRAEKILESLSPAKQEQLRAAVKIATFNATEIAASAAKKGAYMVEEGDTLTMILSGVRRFTKYDATGLLQAKRTLAAAAIEAEKYIF; encoded by the coding sequence ATGGCTGGAAAAATTATGAAGGGTGGCGAATTTCTAATCGCCGAAAGCAACTGTCAGGACATTTTTACTCCCGAAGACTTTACCGACGAGCAACGTTCCATTGCCGAAACCACGGAACAGTTCGTTGAAAATGAAATCATCCCCCATCACGATGAGATAGAAGCTCAAAACTTTGAATATGTGGTCGAAGGGATGCGGAAATGTGGTGAACTTGGCCTGTTAATGATGGACGCCCCGGAAGAGGATGGAGGTCTGGAACTGGATAAAGCTACCAGTATGCTGGTTGGAGAAAAAATATCCACCAGTGGTTCTTTTTCTGTCGCTTTTGCCGCTCACACCGGAATCGGCACCCTGCCGCTGATCTACTATGGAACAGCGGAACAGAAAGCAAAATATCTGGAAAAAATTATTACCGGTGAATGGTGCTCTGCATATTGTCTGACAGAACCCGGCTCTGGAAGTGACGCTCTGGGAGCACAATCTTCTGCGGTTCTTTCTGAAGACGGGAAACACTACATTCTCAATGGCACCAAGCAATACATTACAAATGGTGGTTTTGCCGAACTATTCACGATTTTTGCCAAGGTTGACAAGCAACACTTCACCGCATTTCTGGTAGAAAAAAGTTTTCCAGGGCTGGTTGTCGGCAACGAAGAAAAGAAAATGGGGATCAAAGGAAGCTCAACCACTCAAATCATCCTTGATAACTGTAAAGTTCCGGTAGAGAATGTCCTTGGAGAAATTGGCAAAGGACATAAAATTGCTTTTAATTCTTTGAATATCGGGCGGTTCAAGCTAGGCGCAGGGGTCACTGGTGCAGCAAAAATGGCACTGGCTGAAGGGATTCGTTATGCGAATGAACGCAAACAATTCAATCTCCAGATCTCTTCCTTCGGCGCAATTCAGGAAAAAATTGCCGACTTAACAGCCTCCATCTATACATCAGAATCTTTAGTGTACCGGCTGGCCGGTCTCCTTGATAATAAACTTGCCACGATTGAAAAAGGGGCAGATGACTACTATGACCAATACCTGAAAGGGATAGAAGAGTACGCTCCTGAATGCGGTATTTCCAAAGTTTTCTGTAGTGATGTCCTGGCCAAAACGGTCGATGAAGTGGTGCAGATTCACGGCGGCTACGGATTCTGCAGTGAGTACCCTGCCGAGCGGTACTATCGGGATGAGCGCATTAACCGGATTTTCGAAGGAACCAATGAAATCAATCGGCTGCTGACATCGGGAATGATTCTTAAACGGGCCATGAAGGGAGAGCTTCCCTTGCAGGCAGAATCCATGAAGGCATTTGAAGCGCTGATGACACCTTCATTTGAAGATGTCGATGACTCCATTCCCTTCATTGCCGAAAAGACCACAATTCAAAACCTGAAAACCCTGTTCCTGATTCTTTCCGGAGCCGGGGTGCAAAAATACATGGATAAATTAGCCAACGAGCAGGAAGTACTCATGGCTGCAGCAGATATTGCTATCCAGATTTTTGCCATGGAAAGTGCTGTTCTCAGGGCAGAAAAGATTCTCGAATCATTAAGCCCGGCAAAACAGGAACAACTCCGTGCTGCCGTTAAAATTGCTACATTTAATGCTACCGAAATTGCGGCGAGTGCGGCGAAAAAAGGAGCATACATGGTCGAAGAAGGGGACACCTTGACGATGATTCTCTCCGGTGTCCGGCGCTTCACCAAATATGATGCCACCGGTCTGTTACAGGCGAAACGCACTCTGGCGGCGGCAGCTATTGAAGCTGAAAAATATATTTTTTAA
- a CDS encoding 3-hydroxyacyl-CoA dehydrogenase/enoyl-CoA hydratase family protein produces MRQINRVAVLGAGVMGATIAAHLANAGLEVLMLDIVPRELTGEEEKQGLDLESPQVRNRIANKGLADLLKMKPAPFYLQQYAGQISTGNLDDDLAKVKECDWIIEVVIEHMPIKKDLLAKLIPNLAEGAIVSTNTSGLSVNEMAEVLPAEIRKNFLVTHFFNPPRYMRLLEIVPSQYTDPAIVSGLADFISRRLGKGIVYAKDTPNFIANRIGVFSIFNGIKHMLDLEMTVEEVDSVAGPATARPGSAAFRTSDLVGIDTLVHICKNTYELLPDDECRETFQIPEFMEQMVAQGLHGNKSKKGFYKKEQVDGRRQIYYYDYNSGEFKPAEKPKFASVVAVKMVDDPAQKVKMVVNGQDKGAEFAWRSLRDSLIYTVNRIPEIADDIVNIDNGMKWGFNWEIGPFEMLDAIGVESFVKRAEKDGIAVPETLKGVTSFYRYNDSGQQEYYDLQEKSYHLVPQKEGQINLQILKKTSGVVEKTSNCSVVDLGDGVFGLEFHSKMNSISGDILAMTHKAIKRAEDEGVGLVIGNQGTNFSVGANLMLLAVALAEGAYEDIDLSVRAFQKATMAVKYAKVPVVAAPFGMALGGGCEFSLHADAINAYAETYMGLVEIGVGLIPAGGGTKEMCLRAVELAKQYDTDVTPFIFKNFQQIGMAKVSMGAAELQGMGYMRNGDSVSMDIDRLLADAKQKVLALATNYRPRRPAENIPAPGRSIAASIKSQLWNMKMGGFVTEYEAEMGGIIADVITGGDVLPGTPISENYLLQLERQAFLKLCGNKKTAERVQHMLKKGKPLRN; encoded by the coding sequence ATGAGGCAAATTAATCGTGTTGCCGTGCTTGGAGCCGGGGTTATGGGAGCAACTATAGCTGCTCACCTCGCCAACGCTGGTCTGGAAGTTTTAATGCTTGATATCGTTCCCCGAGAACTCACCGGCGAAGAAGAAAAACAGGGATTAGACCTTGAGTCCCCTCAGGTGCGTAATCGCATCGCCAATAAAGGTCTGGCTGATCTGTTAAAAATGAAGCCGGCACCCTTTTATTTGCAGCAGTACGCAGGACAAATCAGCACAGGCAACCTGGATGATGACCTGGCAAAAGTGAAGGAATGTGACTGGATTATTGAAGTCGTTATTGAACACATGCCGATCAAAAAAGATTTGCTGGCAAAACTCATCCCAAACCTGGCAGAAGGGGCCATTGTCTCAACCAATACCAGCGGTCTTTCAGTGAATGAAATGGCCGAGGTTTTACCTGCGGAGATACGCAAAAACTTTCTGGTGACTCACTTTTTTAATCCCCCACGTTATATGCGTCTGCTGGAAATTGTCCCCAGCCAATACACGGACCCTGCCATCGTCTCGGGGCTGGCTGACTTCATCAGCCGAAGACTTGGAAAGGGGATCGTATACGCTAAAGACACCCCCAATTTTATCGCCAACCGAATTGGTGTTTTTTCTATTTTCAATGGCATAAAGCACATGCTCGACCTGGAGATGACGGTTGAAGAAGTTGACAGTGTTGCCGGACCGGCTACGGCAAGACCCGGATCAGCCGCTTTTCGCACCAGCGATCTGGTCGGCATCGATACGTTGGTTCATATCTGTAAAAATACCTATGAATTACTCCCCGATGATGAATGTCGCGAAACCTTCCAGATTCCTGAATTCATGGAACAGATGGTTGCACAAGGGCTTCATGGGAATAAGAGCAAAAAAGGCTTTTACAAAAAAGAGCAAGTTGATGGACGGCGGCAGATCTATTACTACGATTACAACAGTGGCGAATTTAAACCTGCTGAAAAACCGAAATTTGCATCCGTCGTTGCGGTCAAGATGGTTGATGACCCGGCACAAAAAGTCAAAATGGTGGTCAATGGTCAGGATAAAGGGGCGGAATTTGCCTGGCGCTCTTTGCGTGATTCATTGATCTATACTGTCAACCGTATCCCCGAAATTGCTGATGATATTGTCAATATCGACAATGGCATGAAGTGGGGTTTCAACTGGGAAATCGGACCTTTTGAAATGCTTGATGCCATTGGTGTTGAAAGCTTTGTCAAACGGGCGGAAAAAGATGGCATCGCCGTCCCTGAAACCCTGAAAGGGGTCACAAGTTTCTATCGCTACAACGATTCCGGGCAGCAGGAATACTACGATTTACAGGAAAAAAGCTATCACCTGGTACCGCAAAAAGAGGGTCAGATCAACCTGCAGATCCTCAAGAAAACCTCAGGTGTCGTAGAGAAAACCTCCAACTGTTCTGTCGTTGATTTAGGTGATGGCGTATTTGGCCTGGAGTTTCACTCGAAGATGAATTCTATCAGTGGCGATATTCTGGCAATGACCCATAAAGCCATCAAGCGTGCGGAAGACGAAGGTGTTGGCTTGGTGATCGGTAATCAGGGGACCAACTTTTCAGTCGGTGCAAACTTGATGTTGCTGGCCGTGGCTCTGGCTGAAGGAGCCTATGAAGATATCGATCTGAGTGTCCGCGCCTTCCAGAAGGCAACCATGGCAGTCAAGTACGCCAAGGTTCCTGTTGTTGCAGCACCTTTTGGAATGGCTCTGGGCGGTGGTTGTGAGTTTTCCCTCCATGCCGACGCTATCAACGCCTATGCAGAAACCTATATGGGGCTGGTTGAAATCGGGGTCGGACTCATCCCTGCGGGGGGCGGAACCAAAGAGATGTGCCTTCGTGCCGTCGAGCTGGCCAAGCAATACGACACCGATGTCACTCCCTTTATATTCAAGAACTTCCAGCAGATCGGCATGGCAAAAGTCTCCATGGGAGCAGCTGAACTCCAGGGAATGGGCTATATGCGCAATGGCGACAGTGTCAGTATGGACATCGACCGCCTGCTTGCGGATGCCAAACAAAAGGTTCTGGCGCTGGCAACCAATTACCGTCCCCGGAGACCGGCAGAGAACATCCCAGCCCCCGGCAGAAGCATTGCAGCCAGCATCAAAAGTCAGCTTTGGAACATGAAAATGGGTGGTTTTGTCACCGAGTACGAAGCTGAAATGGGCGGAATAATTGCCGATGTCATTACGGGTGGAGACGTCCTTCCGGGAACTCCTATTTCAGAAAACTATCTTCTGCAACTGGAACGGCAGGCATTTCTGAAGTTATGTGGCAATAAAAAAACCGCCGAGCGGGTTCAACATATGCTGAAAAAAGGCAAGCCGCTGCGGAATTAA
- a CDS encoding enoyl-CoA hydratase, translated as MTTKKDQGILHIGIQRPDKKNALTLAMYDALTTALNLAEDDNQIRVVLLHGTESCFTSGNDLHDFAKNPPQGENSPVFRFLRAISQARKPLIAMVSGAAVGIGTTMLLHCDLVYADETARFQLPFVNLGLCPEAASSYLLPKLVGFLHASEILLLGETIAADKALELGLINSIFPSTDLSQQVRNKALQLAAQPPASVRLTKSLLREQQAQQISEVMSKEGKLFLQQLAKPEAQEAIKAFSEKRKADFSQFS; from the coding sequence GTGACAACAAAAAAAGACCAGGGGATTTTGCACATTGGAATTCAGAGGCCGGATAAAAAAAATGCTCTGACTCTTGCTATGTACGATGCCTTGACCACAGCCCTGAATCTTGCAGAAGATGATAACCAGATTCGGGTCGTCCTGCTCCACGGCACGGAAAGCTGCTTTACCAGCGGGAATGATTTACATGACTTTGCAAAAAATCCACCTCAGGGTGAAAACAGTCCTGTTTTCCGTTTCCTGCGCGCAATCAGTCAAGCCAGGAAACCCTTGATTGCTATGGTCAGTGGTGCAGCTGTTGGAATCGGCACGACGATGCTTCTTCACTGTGATCTGGTTTATGCTGACGAGACGGCCAGGTTTCAGCTTCCATTTGTCAACCTTGGACTTTGCCCTGAAGCGGCATCAAGCTATCTGTTGCCAAAGCTGGTGGGATTTTTACATGCCTCAGAAATATTACTTCTCGGTGAAACCATTGCCGCTGATAAAGCCTTGGAACTCGGTCTTATCAATTCCATCTTTCCCAGCACTGATTTATCCCAGCAAGTCAGAAACAAAGCGCTCCAACTGGCGGCACAACCTCCAGCCTCAGTCCGTTTAACCAAATCTCTGTTGCGAGAACAACAGGCTCAACAGATCTCTGAGGTCATGAGCAAAGAGGGAAAATTATTTCTGCAACAACTCGCCAAACCTGAAGCACAGGAAGCAATCAAGGCTTTTTCTGAAAAAAGAAAAGCGGATTTTTCACAATTTTCTTAA